One Littorina saxatilis isolate snail1 linkage group LG12, US_GU_Lsax_2.0, whole genome shotgun sequence genomic region harbors:
- the LOC138981285 gene encoding ADP-ribosylation factor-like encodes MGGIASLFRSLFSKQDMRILMVGLDAAGKTTILYKLKLGEIVTTIPTIGFNVETVEYKNISFTVWDVGGQDKIRPLWRHYFQNTQGLIFVVDSNDRERVGEARDELQRMVNEDELRDAKLLVLANKQDLPNAMNPGEITDKLNLHALRARDWYIQATCATSGDGLYEGLDWLSTSLKHKSKK; translated from the exons ATGGGAGGGATTGCTAGCTTGTTCAGAAGCTTGTTTTCAAAACAAGACATGAGAATTCTCATGGTAGGGCTGGATgctgctggtaaaacaacaatccTCTACAAGCTCAAGTTGGGTGAAATTGTCACGACAATACCTACAATCG GTTTCAACGTGGAAACAGTAGAATACAAAAACATCAGCTTCACAGTTTGGGATGTTGGTGGTCAAGACAAAATTCGACCGTTGTGGAGGCACTACTTCCAGAATACGCAAG GACTGATCTTTGTGGTTGATAGTAACGACCGTGAACGTGTGGGAGAGGCTCGAGATGAGTTACAGAGAATGGTGAATGAAGATGAGCTGCGAGATGCAAAGCTACTAGTCTTGGCAAACAAACAG GATCTGCCAAATGCCATGAACCCCGGTGAGATCACGGACAAACTGAACCTTCATGCTCTGCGAGCACGCGACTGGTACATTCAGGCCACATGTGCCACCAGCGGTGATGGTCTTTATGAAGGGCTAGACTGGCTCTCCACCTCACTCAAGCATAAGTCCAAAAAATAA